In one window of Anaerolineales bacterium DNA:
- a CDS encoding thymidine kinase: MEHHTGSIEVITGSMFCGKTDELIRRLRRATIARQKVQVFKPAVDFRYAIRKVTSHAGNDFEAIPIENARAVLTHLDDDTTVVAIDEAQFFDDQIIDIAQKLADRGLRVIVAGLDTDFRGEPFGPMPVLMAEAEHVDKLQAICMVCGEPASRTQRIINGKPARYDEPIVIIGAAEMYEARCRKHHEVPKE; the protein is encoded by the coding sequence ATGGAGCATCATACTGGATCCATTGAAGTCATAACCGGCTCAATGTTTTGTGGAAAAACAGATGAGCTGATCCGGCGTCTTCGCCGTGCAACTATCGCTCGCCAGAAAGTGCAGGTTTTTAAACCTGCCGTTGATTTCCGCTATGCAATCCGTAAAGTTACATCTCATGCAGGAAACGACTTCGAAGCCATCCCGATCGAAAATGCTCGCGCAGTTCTCACCCACCTGGATGACGATACGACTGTGGTGGCGATTGATGAAGCCCAATTCTTTGATGACCAGATCATCGATATTGCCCAAAAACTTGCCGACAGGGGACTGCGGGTAATCGTAGCCGGGTTGGATACGGATTTCAGGGGAGAACCGTTTGGCCCGATGCCAGTTTTGATGGCTGAGGCAGAACACGTGGATAAGCTCCAGGCGATTTGCATGGTGTGCGGTGAGCCGGCTTCACGCACTCAGAGGATAATTAATGGAAAACCAGCCCGCTATGATGAGCCGATCGTGATCATCGGTGCAGCTGAGATGTACGAAGCGCGCTGCCGGAAGCACCACGAAGTTCCCAAGGAGTAA